In Pyrus communis chromosome 1, drPyrComm1.1, whole genome shotgun sequence, the following are encoded in one genomic region:
- the LOC137730534 gene encoding ATP synthase subunit b', chloroplastic: protein MANMIMASSKVPISSSPSTPIAKPRIPLQISIPKMPANLPKLTKPQLVSLSSSLSAIAAASLALAPPSLAEEFEKAALFDFDLTLPIQMVQFLLLMVALDKLYYSPLGKFMDERDAAIREKLGSVKDTSEEVKQLEEQGIAIMRAARAEISAALTKMKKETQGEVEQKLAEGRKKVEAELQEALAKLEEQKEETMKSLDSQIANLSDQIVKKVLPL from the coding sequence ATGGCCAACATGATCATGGCTTCCTCCAAAGTCCCCATCTCCTCCTCCCCTTCTACCCCAATCGCAAAACCCAGAATCCCACTCCAAATCTCCATCCCCAAAATGCCAGCAAACCTCCCAAAGCTCACAAAGCCCCAATTGGTATCCCTATCCTCCTCCCTCTCCGCCATCGCGGCCGCCTCGCTCGCATTGGCGCCACCGTCCCTGGCGGAGGAATTCGAGAAGGCGGCCCTGTTCGACTTCGACCTGACCCTCCCCATCCAGATGGTGCAGTTCCTGCTGCTGATGGTGGCGCTTGACAAGCTCTACTACAGCCCACTGGGGAAGTTCATGGACGAGAGGGACGCGGCCATCAGGGAGAAGCTGGGGAGCGTGAAGGACACGTCGGAGGAGGTGAAGCAGCTTGAGGAGCAAGGCATCGCCATCATGAGGGCGGCGAGGGCGGAGATATCCGCGGCACTGACGAAGATGAAGAAGGAGACGCAGGGGGAGGTGGAGCAGAAGTTGGCGGAGGGGAGGAAGAAGGTGGAGGCGGAGCTGCAGGAGGCGTTGGCGAAGTTGGAGGAGCAGAAGGAGGAGACCATGAAGTCGCTTGACTCACAGATTGCCAATCTCAGTGACCAGATTGTGAAGAAGGTCCTTCCTCTTTGa
- the LOC137730522 gene encoding uncharacterized protein translates to MSYSALRIDDDDFVPVGQSSIERPRRSNSLPFVPLLLVDGFSRKSLSYSALPQEPLRLSVLKLDGSCFDIQVSMTATILELKQAVEAVFSHMPQRGPGKISWPHVWGHFCLCYDNQKLLVETDHIKLYGIKDGDQLHFVRHVSINYSMTKSQSSKKGFLALKQNTMSLSRSLSFQEEDPTDIEKEENGKDVEQNDEVCYDSDDIKNPKSPHCDDEVSIQHNESTLPFLLGEWFPYSKLSAVGTSKRTCAPSIASGLLLGFRKIFGFCFEKREKRYSRRDTWRTD, encoded by the exons ATGTCGTATAGCGCGCTGAGAATTGACGATGATGATTTTGTCCCAGTTGGGCAGTCGTCGATCGAACGGCCTCGCCGCTCCAATTCTCTGCCGTTTGTGCCGTTGCTGCTCGTCGATGGCTTCTCCCGCAAGAGCTTGTCGTACTCCGCGCTTCCTCAGGAGCCTCTCCGGCTCTCCGTTCTCAAATTGGATGGCTCTTGCTtcg ATATTCAAGTTTCCATGACAGCCACTATTTTGGAATTAAAGCAGGCAGTCGAGGCTGTTTTCAGTCACATGCCACAGAGGGGACCAGGAAAAATTTCATG GCCACATGTGTGGGGTCATTTCTGCTTGTGCTACGATAATCAGAAGCTACTTGTTGAAACTGATCATATCAAACTTTATGGCATCAAAGACGGTGATCAG CTGCATTTTGTCCGGCATGTTTCAATCAACTACAGCATGACAAAGAGCCAATCATCAAAGAAGGGGTTCCTTGCTTTAAAACAAAACACGAT GTCATTGTCGCGATCATTGAGCTTTCAAGAGGAAGACCCGACTGACattgagaaagaagagaatggcAAAGACGTAGAACAGAATGACGAGGTATGTTATGATTCTGATGACATCAAGAATCCAAAGTCCCCGCATTGTGATGATGAAGTTTCTATCCAACACAATGAGAGCACACTGCCCTTCTTATTGGGAGAATGGTTTCCATACTCCAAACTGTCAGCTGTTGGAACATCTAAAAGAACTTGTGCGCCAAGCATAGCCAGTGGGTTGTTGCTTGGGTTTAGGAAGATATTCGGGTTTTGTTTCGAAAAACGCGAAAAACGGTATAGTAGAAGGGATACCTGGAGAACAGATTAG
- the LOC137746525 gene encoding protein KINASE OF THE OUTER CHLOROPLAST MEMBRANE 1 isoform X1 has product MKCREMAKQVVANQPSASFEYEILDRDSDGLRTVGASSEHTSPWIEPVKLKLRHRIGRGPFGDVWLATHHQSTEDYDEYHEVAIKMFHPIKEDNMRTVLDKLKDIFHKCQGVGGVCWLYGTSIINGKICIIMRLYEGSVGDKMAQLRGGKLSLPDVLRYGIGLAAGILELHSKGILVLNLKPSNVLLNEKDQAILGDFGIPYLLLGVPLISSDMTRRIGTPNYVAPEQWQPEVRGPISFETDSWGFGCSVVEMLTGVRPWGGKSVDEISYLVVGKQEKPDIPSGLPPAIENILLGCFEYDLRSRPLITDILTLFKSLQSTISSDGDWTGLGIRTIKEKSSSIGYTEWFLSKDQLQVGDTVRSRKPPNCCKPENMHIPEGTVVGVEHDADQDGFVLVRVHGIHDPLRVHVSTLERVTFGLAAGDWVRLKKEDKKHSPVGILHSINRDGNVAVGFIGLETLWKGNSSEFQMAESYCVGEFVKLKANVLSPRFEWPRKRKGAWATGKITWILPNGCLVVKFPGMLTFGEENSTFVADPAEVELVTFDTCPGIVKKYQHLEDFHWAVRPLLVALGIFTAMKLGIFVGTKVGRSRVKKQQSGATPNEIQHTDGQNSGNPAWIPPNMKNILFREGVTTGPAR; this is encoded by the exons ATGAAGT GTCGAGAAATGGCTAAACAAGTTGTTGCTAACCAACCGTCTGCTTCATTTGAGTACGAGATTTTAGATCGTGATTCTGATGGCCTGAGAACTGTTGGAGCCTCTTCAGAACATACAAGTCCTTGGATTGAACCTGTAAAATTGAAACTTAGACACAGAATTGGGAGGGGACCCTTTGGTGATGTTTGGTTAGCAACCCATCATCAGTCAACAGAAGATTATGATGAGTATCATGAGGTGGCTATCAAGATGTTCCATCCAATCAAAGAAGACAACATGAGGACTGTGTTGGATAAACTTAAAGATATTTTTCACAAATGTCAAGGAGTTGGCGGTGTTTGTTGGCTATATGGAACTTCAATCATCAATGGAAAG ATATGCATCATCATGAGATTATATGAGGGATCCGTCGGTGACAAAATGGCACAACTCAGAGGAGGGAAGCTCTCACTTCCTGATGTTTTGAG GTATGGGATTGGTTTGGCTGCGGGGATTCTTGAACTACACTCCAAGGGCATCTTGGTTCTTAATCTTAAACCTTCAAATGTTCTTCTGAATGAAAAGGACCAAGCAATTCTTGGTGATTTTGGTATTCCTTATCTATTGCTTGGCGTACCATTGATAAGCTCAGATATGACTCGGAGGATTGGAACCCCAAACTACGTGGCACCTGAACAATGGCAACCAGAAGTAAGAGGTCCAATATCTTTTGAGACCGACTCGTGGGGTTTTGGGTGCAGCGTTGTGGAAATGTTGACTGGTGTCCGTCCTTGGGGCGGAAAATCTGTTGATGAAATATCTTATTTAGTTGTTGGGAAGCAAGAAAAACCAGACATACCAAGTGGCCTTCCTCCTGCAATAGAGAATATTCTTCTTGGTTGCTTTGAGTACGATTTGAGGAGTCGCCCTTTAATAACGGACATATTGACTTTATTCAAAAG CTTGCAGAGTACAATCTCCAGTGATGGAGACTGGACAGGTCTTGGGATAAGAACAATCAAGGAAAAATCGAGTAGCATTGGTTACACTGAGTGGTTCCTTTCAAAGGATCAACTGCAAGTGGGTGACACGGTGCGTTCCAGAAAGCCACCAAACTGCTGCAAACCTGAAAACATGCATATTCCAGAAGGCACAGTAGTGGGTGTCGAACATGACGCAGATCAAGAtgggtttgttttggtgagAGTCCATGGCATCCATGACCCACTGAGGGTTCATGTTTCAACACTGGAGCGGGTCACTTTTGGCTTGGCAGCTGGTGATTGGGTACGCTTGAAGAAAGAAGACAAGAAACACTCACCAGTAGGTATTCTTCATTCCATCAATCGTGATGGTAatgtagctgttggatttatAGGGCTGGAAACTCTCTGGAAGGGAAATTCTTCAGAGTTTCAGATGGCAGAGTCCTACTGTGTGGGTGAGTTTGTCAAGCTGAAAGCTAATGTATTGAGCCCTCGATTTGAATGGCCACGTAAGAGGAAAGGGGCGTGGGCCACCGGGAAAATAACGTGGATCCTACCAAATGGGTGCCTTGTGGTCAAGTTCCCGGGAATGCTGACCTTTGGGGAAGAGAACTCAACCTTTGTAGCTGATCCTGCTGAAGTGGAATTGGTTACGTTTGATACTTGTCCAGGAATAGTGAAGAAGTACCAACATCTTGAGGATTTTCATTGGGCAGTGAGGCCACTTCTGGTTGCATTGGGCATATTTACAGCCATGAAGCTAGGCATTTTTGTTGGAACAAAGGTGGGGAGGTCCAGGGTGAAGAAACAACAGAGCGGTGCTACACCGAATGAGATTCAGCATACCGATGGTCAGAATTCTGGAAACCCGGCATGGATTCCTCCTAATATGAAAAATATCCTTTTCAGAGAAGGTGTTACCACCGGTCCTGCTCGGTAG
- the LOC137746514 gene encoding uncharacterized protein, with the protein MALSAAAAARSNLRTSSSQPYCKLCSLRFSTKQNRVAFRATTERKGSFLRVVRSVLNNRKSSISDNGASEPARILLERLFAQTQKLEEQMNRNSRHPQDVQLGFNLEILESDLHAALAALKKKEEDLQDAERKVFFEHCALHRTKEELEQREKEIAAASCRYEKIGEELKQANLHLSSQAWHIEDLKLQLRERDQENAAAQLALSLKVEELEQMRNELLKKSEEAAKSKSELDSKAHLLNEANEVVKKQEVEIQGLRKSLHEKEAELEVFQMQRKHEAEKLKVAEDKLEKRTMEWLLAQEELNKLAEEASRHARETNETLEDFRRVKKVLADVRSELVSSQKSLASSRQKMEDQEKLLENQWEELEEQKGSITSYLTTLKDAQIELQSERSKLRIAEAQKSALERDLSMEKELMEDLQEVLKKERYSLHQAINGISSLQNKLDKKNAEFGKMRNLLQDKESEMVEAKLAIQHLKSERDTLQVILDEKDLELLNARNKLEEVNNEVAEIKMLLNSKEDQLIQATTLLKEKDEHVNMMQNELNDTKLKYSEAETVVERIVELSNKLVISIKDDESLDDMSHELMQQLWEKPADDGFGLQIKQLQTELESARDSLRIKEMEVLASQRDLTLKDEELKMVLGRLETKEKVVKQLKEEVEDANDLRKLYALAQERLGEKTFGDLAIEKLQLEAAQLEVEAATSALHKLTEMSGELLHNASLSIEANGSIFFPNGYDPSINMVENNECLTEVTAEVARISALTDRLVKEAGVVSAGPAAGQQG; encoded by the exons ATGGCCTTAtctgccgccgccgccgcccgCTCCAATCTCCGGACCTCCTCTTCTCAACCCTACTGCAAg TTGTGCTCGCTTAGATTCAGCACAAAGCAGAACAGAGTAGCTTTTAGAGCTACCACGGAAAGGAAAGGCTCTTTCTTGAGGGTTGTTCGATCAGTCTTGAATAACAGGAAGTCGAGCATTAGTGACAATGGAGCTTCTGAACCTGCAAGGATTCTTCTCGAGAGGTTGTTTGCACAGACACAGAAACTGGAAGAGCAGATGAACAGAAATTCTCGTCATCCTCAGGATGTCCAGCTAGGATTTAACCTTGAAATCCTTGAGTCTGATCTTCACGCTGCATTGGCAGCActaaagaagaaggaagaagatttGCAGGATGCCGAAAGAAAAGTTTTCTTTGAGCACTGTGCATTGCACCGCACAAAGGAGGAGCTGGAGCAACGGGAGAAAGAAATTGCTGCAGCTTCTTGCAGGTATGAAAAAATAGGGGAGGAATTGAAGCAGGCTAATCTTCACTTATCTTCTCAGGCCTGGCATATAGAGGACCTAAAGCTTCAgcttagagagagagatcagGAAAATGCGGCTGCACAGTTGGCACTTTCTTTGAAAGTAGAGGAATTGGAACAAATGAGAAATGAATTGCTGAAAAAGAGTGAAGAAGCTGCTAAGTCCAAGTCTGAACTTGATTCCAAGGCTCACCTGCTGAATGAAGCCAATGAAGTTGtcaaaaaacaagaagttgaGATTCAAGGACTTCGGAAATCTCTGCATGAGAAAGAAGCAGAATTGGAAGTTTTTCAAATGCAGAGGAAGCATGAAGCGGAGAAACTAAAAGTTGCAGAGGACAAATTGGAGAAGCGGACAATGGAGTGGTTATTGGCACAGGAAGAACTTAACAAATTAGCAGAGGAAGCATCCAGACACGCACGAGAAACTAATGAAACTTTAGAGGATTTCAGAAGAGTGAAGAAAGTTCTTGCCGACGTGAGGTCAGAGTTGGTTTCATCTCAGAAATCTCTGGCATCTTCTAGACAGAAAATGGAAGATCAAGAGAAGCTTTTGGAAAACCAATGGGAAGAACTTGAAGAACAGAAGGGAAGCATTACGTCTTACTTAACAACTCTGAAAGATGCCCAAATAGAATTACAGAGTGAAAGATCAAAGCTTAGGATTGCAGAGGCTCAAAAGAGTGCGCTTGAACGTGACTTATCCATGGAAAAGGAGCTTATGGAAGATTTACAGGAGGTGTTGAAGAAAGAGAGGTACTCTCTGCATCAGGCTATCAATGGGATTTCTTCTCTCCAAAATAAGCTAGACAAGAAAAACgctgaatttgggaaaatgcGCAATCTTCTGCAGGATAAAGAGTCGGAAATGGTGGAGGCTAAGCTCGCAATTCAGCATTTGAAATCTGAGCGGGATACCTTACAGGTTATTTTGGATGAGAAGGATTTGGAACTTTTGAATGCAAGGAATAAGCTTGAGGAAGTAAATAATGAAGTTGCAGAGATAAAGATGCTACTGAACAGTAAAGAGGACCAGCTTATTCAAGCAACTACTCTGCTCAAGGAGAAAGACGAACATGTAAACATGATGCAAAATGAGTTGAACGATACGAAGCTCAAATATTCAGAAGCTGAAACTGTGGTAGAACGGATTGTAGAACTTTCTAACAAGTTGGTTATATCCATCAAGGATGATGAGTCGCTTGATGACATGAGCCACGAGTTAATGCAGCAACTATGGGAGAAACCAGCTGATGATGGTTTTGGGTTGCAAATAAAACAGCTTCAAACTGAGCTTGAATCAGCAAGGGACAGCTTAAGAATAAAAGAAATGGAAGTTCTAGCTTCTCAGAGGGACCTTACGCTCAAAGACGAGGAGCTTAAGATGGTTCTCGGGAGActagaaacaaaagaaaaagtagtAAAGCAATTGAAAGAAGAGGTAGAAGACGCTAATGATCTGAGAAAGCTATATGCATTGGCGCAAGAGAGACTGGGGGAGAAGACCTTTGGAGACTTGGCAATCGAGAAGCTTCAACTTGAGGCAGCCCAACTAGAAGTTGAAGCTGCAACCAGTGCACTCCACAAACTTACAGAAATGAGTGGGGAACTTTTACACAATGCCAGCTTGAGCATTGAGGCCAACGGAAGTATATTCTTTCCAAATGGTTACGATCCTAGCATAAATATGGTGGAGAACAATGAATGTTTAACTGAGGTGACAGCGGAAGTTGCCCGGATTTCGGCTTTGACTGATAGGCTTGTGAAAGAGGCTGGTGTTGTAAGTGCAGGGCCTGCTGCAGGTCAGCAAGGGTAA
- the LOC137746525 gene encoding protein KINASE OF THE OUTER CHLOROPLAST MEMBRANE 1 isoform X2: MAKQVVANQPSASFEYEILDRDSDGLRTVGASSEHTSPWIEPVKLKLRHRIGRGPFGDVWLATHHQSTEDYDEYHEVAIKMFHPIKEDNMRTVLDKLKDIFHKCQGVGGVCWLYGTSIINGKICIIMRLYEGSVGDKMAQLRGGKLSLPDVLRYGIGLAAGILELHSKGILVLNLKPSNVLLNEKDQAILGDFGIPYLLLGVPLISSDMTRRIGTPNYVAPEQWQPEVRGPISFETDSWGFGCSVVEMLTGVRPWGGKSVDEISYLVVGKQEKPDIPSGLPPAIENILLGCFEYDLRSRPLITDILTLFKSLQSTISSDGDWTGLGIRTIKEKSSSIGYTEWFLSKDQLQVGDTVRSRKPPNCCKPENMHIPEGTVVGVEHDADQDGFVLVRVHGIHDPLRVHVSTLERVTFGLAAGDWVRLKKEDKKHSPVGILHSINRDGNVAVGFIGLETLWKGNSSEFQMAESYCVGEFVKLKANVLSPRFEWPRKRKGAWATGKITWILPNGCLVVKFPGMLTFGEENSTFVADPAEVELVTFDTCPGIVKKYQHLEDFHWAVRPLLVALGIFTAMKLGIFVGTKVGRSRVKKQQSGATPNEIQHTDGQNSGNPAWIPPNMKNILFREGVTTGPAR; the protein is encoded by the exons ATGGCTAAACAAGTTGTTGCTAACCAACCGTCTGCTTCATTTGAGTACGAGATTTTAGATCGTGATTCTGATGGCCTGAGAACTGTTGGAGCCTCTTCAGAACATACAAGTCCTTGGATTGAACCTGTAAAATTGAAACTTAGACACAGAATTGGGAGGGGACCCTTTGGTGATGTTTGGTTAGCAACCCATCATCAGTCAACAGAAGATTATGATGAGTATCATGAGGTGGCTATCAAGATGTTCCATCCAATCAAAGAAGACAACATGAGGACTGTGTTGGATAAACTTAAAGATATTTTTCACAAATGTCAAGGAGTTGGCGGTGTTTGTTGGCTATATGGAACTTCAATCATCAATGGAAAG ATATGCATCATCATGAGATTATATGAGGGATCCGTCGGTGACAAAATGGCACAACTCAGAGGAGGGAAGCTCTCACTTCCTGATGTTTTGAG GTATGGGATTGGTTTGGCTGCGGGGATTCTTGAACTACACTCCAAGGGCATCTTGGTTCTTAATCTTAAACCTTCAAATGTTCTTCTGAATGAAAAGGACCAAGCAATTCTTGGTGATTTTGGTATTCCTTATCTATTGCTTGGCGTACCATTGATAAGCTCAGATATGACTCGGAGGATTGGAACCCCAAACTACGTGGCACCTGAACAATGGCAACCAGAAGTAAGAGGTCCAATATCTTTTGAGACCGACTCGTGGGGTTTTGGGTGCAGCGTTGTGGAAATGTTGACTGGTGTCCGTCCTTGGGGCGGAAAATCTGTTGATGAAATATCTTATTTAGTTGTTGGGAAGCAAGAAAAACCAGACATACCAAGTGGCCTTCCTCCTGCAATAGAGAATATTCTTCTTGGTTGCTTTGAGTACGATTTGAGGAGTCGCCCTTTAATAACGGACATATTGACTTTATTCAAAAG CTTGCAGAGTACAATCTCCAGTGATGGAGACTGGACAGGTCTTGGGATAAGAACAATCAAGGAAAAATCGAGTAGCATTGGTTACACTGAGTGGTTCCTTTCAAAGGATCAACTGCAAGTGGGTGACACGGTGCGTTCCAGAAAGCCACCAAACTGCTGCAAACCTGAAAACATGCATATTCCAGAAGGCACAGTAGTGGGTGTCGAACATGACGCAGATCAAGAtgggtttgttttggtgagAGTCCATGGCATCCATGACCCACTGAGGGTTCATGTTTCAACACTGGAGCGGGTCACTTTTGGCTTGGCAGCTGGTGATTGGGTACGCTTGAAGAAAGAAGACAAGAAACACTCACCAGTAGGTATTCTTCATTCCATCAATCGTGATGGTAatgtagctgttggatttatAGGGCTGGAAACTCTCTGGAAGGGAAATTCTTCAGAGTTTCAGATGGCAGAGTCCTACTGTGTGGGTGAGTTTGTCAAGCTGAAAGCTAATGTATTGAGCCCTCGATTTGAATGGCCACGTAAGAGGAAAGGGGCGTGGGCCACCGGGAAAATAACGTGGATCCTACCAAATGGGTGCCTTGTGGTCAAGTTCCCGGGAATGCTGACCTTTGGGGAAGAGAACTCAACCTTTGTAGCTGATCCTGCTGAAGTGGAATTGGTTACGTTTGATACTTGTCCAGGAATAGTGAAGAAGTACCAACATCTTGAGGATTTTCATTGGGCAGTGAGGCCACTTCTGGTTGCATTGGGCATATTTACAGCCATGAAGCTAGGCATTTTTGTTGGAACAAAGGTGGGGAGGTCCAGGGTGAAGAAACAACAGAGCGGTGCTACACCGAATGAGATTCAGCATACCGATGGTCAGAATTCTGGAAACCCGGCATGGATTCCTCCTAATATGAAAAATATCCTTTTCAGAGAAGGTGTTACCACCGGTCCTGCTCGGTAG